Proteins encoded in a region of the Streptomyces liliiviolaceus genome:
- a CDS encoding Rv1733c family protein has protein sequence MAALRGPRALLWRWWPNPLRRRSDRIEAWTMLAVALSALLAGTLGGLWATRSVELNLARERDEWRPVIGVLAERAPGTASGSEQVWAEVRWPAADGPAHRGQTRVDPGSAAGTPVTVWTDLQGRMVTRPATEAQASLRAGLIGVLVGTTAALVPLAGGRLLSERLQRRRLDQWDTEWERVGPQWRWKTG, from the coding sequence ATGGCGGCTTTGCGTGGTCCGAGGGCGTTGCTGTGGCGATGGTGGCCCAATCCGCTACGGCGGCGCAGCGACAGGATCGAGGCCTGGACCATGCTCGCCGTCGCGCTGTCGGCCCTGCTCGCCGGAACGCTTGGGGGGCTGTGGGCGACGCGGTCGGTCGAGCTCAATCTCGCGCGGGAGCGTGACGAGTGGCGCCCCGTGATCGGAGTGCTCGCCGAGCGTGCGCCGGGTACGGCTTCCGGTTCCGAACAAGTGTGGGCCGAGGTCCGCTGGCCCGCCGCGGACGGCCCCGCCCACCGGGGTCAGACCCGGGTCGATCCGGGCAGCGCGGCGGGGACCCCGGTCACCGTGTGGACCGATCTCCAGGGGCGCATGGTCACCCGGCCCGCCACGGAGGCCCAGGCGAGCCTGCGGGCGGGACTGATCGGCGTCCTGGTGGGCACGACCGCGGCGCTCGTGCCCCTGGCGGGTGGCCGGCTGCTCTCGGAGCGCCTGCAGCGCCGCCGGCTCGACCAGTGGGACACCGAGTGGGAGCGGGTCGGCCCCCAATGGAGGTGGAAAACCGGCTGA
- a CDS encoding ATP-binding cassette domain-containing protein, with product MTNLAIAANGLRKSYGDKAVLDGIDLVVPEGTIFSLLGPNGAGKTTAVKILSTLISPDPASGVIRVGGHDLGTDPQSVRATIGVTGQFSAVDGLITGEENMLLMADLHHLPKQEGRRTTAELLERFDLVEAAKKPASTYSGGMKRRLDIAMTLVGSPRIIFLDEPTTGLDPRSRHNMWQIIRELVTGGVTVFLTTQYLEEADELADRIAVLNDGKIAAHGTAAELKRLIPGGHIRLRFTDPTAYQSAATAMREVTRDDEALALQIPSDGSQRELRSILDWLDSTGIEADELTVHTPDLDDVFFALTGSAAPADQPPLPKETAR from the coding sequence GTGACCAATCTGGCCATCGCGGCGAACGGGCTGCGCAAGTCCTACGGCGACAAGGCCGTGCTCGACGGCATCGACCTGGTCGTCCCCGAGGGAACGATCTTCTCCCTGCTCGGCCCGAACGGCGCCGGCAAGACCACCGCCGTCAAGATCCTCTCCACGCTGATCTCACCCGATCCCGCCTCCGGCGTGATCCGCGTCGGCGGCCACGACCTCGGCACCGACCCGCAGTCGGTCCGCGCCACGATCGGTGTCACCGGCCAGTTCTCCGCCGTCGACGGGCTGATCACCGGCGAGGAGAACATGCTCCTCATGGCCGACCTGCACCACCTGCCCAAGCAGGAAGGCCGCCGGACCACCGCCGAACTGCTGGAGCGCTTCGACCTGGTGGAGGCCGCCAAGAAGCCCGCCTCCACCTACTCCGGCGGCATGAAGCGTCGCCTGGACATCGCCATGACGCTGGTCGGCAGCCCCCGGATCATCTTCCTGGACGAACCGACCACCGGCCTCGACCCGCGCTCCCGCCACAACATGTGGCAGATCATCCGCGAACTGGTCACGGGCGGTGTCACCGTCTTCCTCACCACGCAGTACCTCGAAGAGGCCGACGAGCTCGCCGACCGCATCGCCGTGCTCAACGACGGGAAGATCGCCGCCCACGGCACCGCCGCCGAGCTCAAGCGGCTCATCCCCGGCGGACACATCCGGCTCCGCTTCACCGATCCGACCGCCTATCAGTCCGCCGCCACCGCGATGCGTGAGGTGACCCGGGACGACGAGGCGCTGGCGCTGCAGATCCCCAGCGACGGCAGCCAGCGCGAACTGCGCTCCATCCTCGACTGGCTCGACTCCACCGGTATCGAGGCCGACGAACTGACCGTGCACACCCCCGACCTCGACGACGTCTTCTTCGCCCTGACCGGCAGCGCCGCTCCGGCCGATCAGCCCCCGCTCCCCAAGGAGACAGCCCGATGA
- a CDS encoding WD40/YVTN/BNR-like repeat-containing protein, giving the protein MTEVLLTVGTRKGLFVGRRRGGAWEFDDSPYFNAQAVYSVAIDTRRDVPRLLVGGDSAHWGPSVFHSDDLGRTWTEPAKAAVKFPKDTGASLERVWQLHPAAAEPDVVYAGTEPAALYRSTDRGESFELVRPLWEHPTRSRWVPGGGGEGLHTILTDARDPRAVTVAVSTAGVFRTEDGGESWAPSNSGVSAVFLPDPDPEFGQCVHKVTQDAATADRLYLQNHWGVYRSDDAGAHWTDIGEGLPSTFGFAAAAHPHRGDTAYVFPINADSDRVPADRRCRVFRTADAGRSWEPLTAGLPQEDHYGTVLRDALCTDGADPAGVYFGNRNGEVFASADDGDTWHQLASHLPDVLCVRATVIG; this is encoded by the coding sequence ATGACCGAGGTTCTGCTCACGGTTGGCACGCGCAAAGGACTGTTCGTCGGGCGGCGGCGCGGCGGCGCCTGGGAGTTCGACGACAGCCCGTACTTCAACGCCCAGGCGGTCTACTCGGTCGCGATCGACACCCGTCGTGACGTGCCGAGACTTCTCGTGGGAGGCGACAGCGCGCACTGGGGCCCGTCGGTGTTCCACTCGGACGACCTGGGACGCACCTGGACCGAACCGGCCAAGGCGGCCGTCAAATTCCCCAAGGACACCGGTGCCTCGCTGGAGCGGGTCTGGCAGCTGCACCCGGCGGCGGCCGAGCCGGACGTGGTGTACGCGGGCACGGAGCCCGCCGCGCTGTACCGCTCGACGGACCGCGGCGAGTCCTTCGAGCTGGTCCGCCCGCTCTGGGAGCATCCCACCCGCTCGCGGTGGGTTCCGGGCGGCGGCGGTGAGGGCCTGCACACGATCCTGACCGACGCCCGAGATCCGCGGGCGGTGACGGTCGCCGTGTCCACGGCAGGCGTCTTCCGCACGGAGGACGGCGGGGAGAGCTGGGCGCCGTCCAACTCCGGGGTGTCGGCGGTGTTCCTGCCCGACCCGGACCCGGAGTTCGGCCAGTGCGTCCACAAGGTCACCCAGGACGCGGCCACGGCCGACCGGCTCTATCTGCAGAACCACTGGGGGGTGTACCGCAGCGACGACGCCGGGGCCCACTGGACGGACATCGGCGAGGGTCTGCCGTCCACGTTCGGCTTCGCAGCGGCCGCGCATCCCCACCGCGGCGACACGGCGTACGTGTTCCCCATCAACGCCGACTCCGACCGGGTCCCGGCGGACCGCCGATGTCGTGTCTTCCGCACGGCGGACGCGGGCCGGAGCTGGGAGCCGCTGACCGCGGGGCTGCCGCAGGAGGACCACTACGGCACGGTGCTGCGGGACGCCCTGTGCACGGACGGCGCGGACCCGGCGGGCGTGTACTTCGGCAACCGCAACGGCGAGGTCTTCGCGTCGGCCGACGACGGCGACACCTGGCACCAACTGGCGTCGCATCTGCCGGACGTGCTCTGTGTACGGGCGACGGTGATCGGTTGA
- a CDS encoding NADH:flavin oxidoreductase/NADH oxidase — protein sequence MSALFEPYTLRELTVPNRVWMPPMCQYSAAPEGPEVGAPNDWHLQHYGARAAGGTGLVIVEATAVSAEGRISPYDLGIWNDTQVEAFRRITRFLVSQGTVPAIQLAHAGRKASTDRPWTGGGPVGPDAHGWQAIAPSPVAFDENHPVPTELTVDGIREVVGQFADAARRALDAGFEIAEVHGAHGYLIGEFLSPHSNRRTDAYGGSYENRVRFALEVVDAVRAVWPDDKPLFFRISATDWLEENGWTADDTVRLSAELTAHGVDLVDVSTGGNAAGVRIPLGPGYQVPFAARIKNETSMAVAAVGLITEVEQAEKILANGEADAVLLGRELLRNPSWARDAARELGDSVHVPDQYHRSV from the coding sequence GTGAGCGCGCTCTTCGAGCCCTACACCCTGCGCGAGCTGACCGTCCCGAACCGGGTCTGGATGCCGCCGATGTGCCAGTACTCGGCCGCGCCGGAGGGCCCCGAGGTGGGCGCGCCGAACGACTGGCACCTCCAGCACTACGGGGCGCGCGCCGCCGGCGGGACGGGTCTGGTCATCGTCGAGGCCACCGCGGTCAGCGCCGAGGGCCGGATCTCGCCGTACGACCTGGGCATCTGGAACGACACCCAGGTCGAGGCGTTCCGGCGGATCACGCGCTTCCTGGTGTCGCAGGGCACGGTCCCGGCGATCCAGCTCGCGCACGCCGGCCGCAAGGCCTCGACGGATCGCCCCTGGACGGGCGGCGGGCCGGTCGGACCCGACGCGCACGGCTGGCAGGCGATCGCGCCGAGCCCGGTCGCCTTCGACGAGAACCACCCCGTGCCGACCGAGTTGACGGTGGACGGGATCCGCGAGGTGGTCGGCCAGTTCGCCGACGCCGCACGGCGGGCGCTGGACGCCGGCTTCGAGATCGCCGAGGTCCACGGCGCGCACGGCTATCTGATCGGCGAGTTCCTCTCCCCGCACTCCAACCGGCGTACGGACGCGTACGGCGGCTCGTACGAGAACCGGGTGCGCTTCGCCCTGGAGGTCGTCGACGCCGTGCGCGCGGTGTGGCCCGACGACAAGCCCCTGTTCTTCCGTATCTCGGCCACCGACTGGCTGGAGGAGAACGGCTGGACCGCCGACGACACGGTCCGTCTCTCCGCCGAGCTGACCGCCCACGGTGTCGACCTGGTCGACGTGTCCACGGGCGGCAACGCGGCCGGTGTACGCATCCCGCTCGGGCCCGGCTACCAGGTGCCCTTCGCCGCCCGCATCAAGAACGAGACCTCCATGGCCGTCGCCGCCGTCGGTCTCATCACCGAGGTCGAGCAGGCCGAGAAGATCCTCGCCAACGGTGAGGCGGACGCCGTGCTGCTCGGCCGGGAACTGCTGCGCAACCCCTCGTGGGCCCGGGACGCGGCCCGCGAGCTCGGGGACTCCGTGCACGTACCGGACCAGTACCACCGTTCGGTCTGA
- a CDS encoding DUF4097 family beta strand repeat-containing protein, with translation MPAFETPQPITVTIDLSVGDVRLDAGDRIDTVVEVLPSDPRNELDAKAAENTRVEYTGGQLLVKGPKQRQLFGRAGSIDVRVELPSGSEIRAVAQTAAFRGTGRLGECRFKTSIGDVQVQETGPLIAASSLGDISADRVEGAAEVTTGSGAVRIGEIEGQAVIKNSNGDTLVRSVTGDLRVKAANGGISVDRALAAVEAKTANGDIRISEVVHGSVVLGTSSGQLDIGVRAGTSAFLDVRTKSGRVYNFMTATDGPGTAEARVEVYASTSRGDIAVRRV, from the coding sequence ATGCCAGCCTTCGAGACACCACAGCCGATCACGGTGACCATCGACCTGTCGGTCGGCGACGTCCGTCTCGATGCTGGAGACCGCATCGACACCGTGGTCGAGGTCCTTCCGAGCGACCCGCGCAACGAACTCGACGCCAAGGCCGCCGAGAACACCCGGGTCGAGTACACGGGCGGCCAACTGCTGGTGAAGGGGCCCAAGCAGCGTCAGCTCTTCGGCCGGGCCGGATCCATCGATGTGAGGGTCGAACTGCCCTCGGGATCCGAGATCCGGGCGGTGGCGCAGACGGCGGCCTTCCGAGGCACCGGCCGGCTGGGGGAGTGCCGCTTCAAGACGTCCATCGGTGATGTCCAGGTGCAGGAGACCGGTCCGCTCATCGCCGCCAGCTCGCTCGGGGACATCTCCGCGGACCGGGTCGAGGGCGCGGCCGAGGTCACCACCGGCTCCGGCGCCGTACGGATCGGCGAGATCGAGGGCCAGGCCGTGATCAAGAACTCCAACGGGGACACCTTGGTGCGGTCGGTCACCGGTGACCTGCGGGTGAAGGCCGCCAACGGCGGCATCTCCGTCGACCGGGCGCTCGCGGCGGTGGAGGCCAAGACCGCCAACGGTGACATCCGGATCAGCGAAGTGGTGCACGGTTCGGTGGTGCTCGGAACCTCCAGCGGCCAGCTGGACATCGGTGTCCGCGCGGGCACCTCGGCGTTCCTCGACGTGCGGACCAAGTCGGGGCGTGTGTACAACTTCATGACCGCGACGGACGGTCCCGGGACCGCCGAGGCGCGGGTGGAGGTGTACGCCAGCACCTCACGGGGCGACATCGCCGTCCGGCGCGTGTGA
- a CDS encoding nucleobase:cation symporter-2 family protein, translating to MATPVPEPAPRVHPVDEIPPVHKLAAFGLQHVLAMYAGAVAVPLIVGSAMKLSPADMAYLITADLLVCGIATLIQCVGFWRFGVRLPIMQGCTFAAVSPMVLIGTGGGGLPAIYGSVIVAGLAIMLLAPVFGKLLRFFPPLVTGTVILIIGLSLLPVAGNWAAGGAGSADFGEPKNLALAAFVLAVVLGVQRFAPAFLSRIAVLIGIVVGLAVAVPFGFTDFGGVGDAHWLGISTPFHFGAPTFEASAIASMLVVALVTMTETTGDLIAVGEMTDRRIEPRTLADGLRADGLSTVLGGVFNTFPYTAYAQNVGLVGMTRVRSRWVVAAAGGILVLLGLLPKLGAVVAAIPAPVLGGAGLVMFGTVAASGLRTLAQVDFKGNDNLTVVAVSVAVGMLPVGVPAVYEQFPDWFQTVMNSGISAGCLTAIALNLLFNHLGPKSRSEVGGSEVGPSEAPGIPAQGGSTAPEPDGLTGGRGEDAVEKSREETV from the coding sequence ATGGCAACCCCCGTTCCAGAGCCCGCACCGCGGGTGCACCCGGTGGACGAGATCCCGCCCGTCCACAAACTCGCCGCGTTCGGCCTCCAGCACGTCCTCGCGATGTACGCGGGCGCCGTGGCCGTCCCCCTGATCGTCGGCAGCGCGATGAAGCTGTCGCCCGCGGACATGGCGTACCTGATCACCGCGGACCTGCTGGTGTGCGGCATCGCGACGCTCATCCAGTGCGTCGGCTTCTGGCGGTTCGGGGTACGGCTGCCGATCATGCAGGGGTGCACCTTCGCGGCCGTGTCGCCGATGGTGCTGATCGGGACGGGCGGCGGCGGACTGCCCGCGATCTACGGTTCGGTGATCGTCGCCGGTCTCGCGATCATGCTGCTCGCACCGGTCTTCGGGAAGCTGCTGCGGTTCTTCCCGCCGCTCGTCACGGGCACGGTGATCCTGATCATCGGGCTCTCGCTGCTGCCGGTGGCCGGCAACTGGGCGGCGGGCGGGGCGGGTTCGGCGGACTTCGGCGAGCCGAAGAACCTGGCGCTGGCCGCCTTCGTGCTCGCGGTGGTGCTCGGCGTGCAGCGGTTCGCGCCGGCGTTCCTGAGCCGGATCGCGGTGCTGATCGGCATCGTCGTGGGTCTCGCGGTCGCGGTCCCGTTCGGCTTCACGGACTTCGGCGGGGTCGGGGACGCGCACTGGCTCGGCATCAGCACGCCGTTCCACTTCGGCGCTCCCACCTTCGAGGCGTCGGCGATCGCCTCGATGCTGGTCGTGGCGCTGGTGACGATGACCGAGACGACCGGCGACCTCATCGCGGTCGGCGAGATGACGGACCGGCGGATCGAGCCGCGCACGCTCGCCGACGGGCTGCGCGCGGACGGCCTGTCCACCGTCCTGGGGGGTGTCTTCAACACCTTCCCGTACACGGCGTACGCGCAGAACGTCGGCCTGGTCGGTATGACACGGGTCCGCAGCCGCTGGGTCGTGGCCGCCGCGGGCGGCATCCTCGTCCTGCTCGGACTGCTGCCCAAGCTGGGTGCGGTGGTCGCGGCGATACCGGCTCCGGTGCTCGGCGGCGCCGGTCTGGTCATGTTCGGCACGGTCGCAGCGAGCGGGCTGCGGACCCTGGCCCAGGTGGACTTCAAGGGCAACGACAACCTGACGGTCGTGGCCGTCTCGGTGGCCGTGGGCATGCTGCCGGTCGGCGTACCGGCGGTGTACGAGCAGTTCCCCGACTGGTTCCAGACGGTGATGAACAGCGGTATCAGCGCGGGCTGTCTCACCGCGATCGCACTGAACCTGCTCTTCAACCACCTGGGCCCGAAGAGCCGTTCGGAGGTGGGTGGTTCGGAGGTGGGCCCTTCAGAGGCACCCGGGATTCCCGCGCAGGGCGGTTCAACGGCCCCCGAGCCGGACGGCCTGACGGGCGGCCGCGGCGAGGACGCTGTCGAGAAGTCCCGGGAAGAGACCGTCTAG
- a CDS encoding FAD-dependent oxidoreductase, with protein MLQVAVVGSGPSGVYAAQGLVQQERVPGIRVDVLDRLPCPYGLVRYGVAPDHEKIKSLQGTLRTVLEHERVRFLGGVRIGPEGLPAARLRDLYHAVVYCVGAATDRRLGVPGEELPGSWSATDFVSWYSAHPDVVSDRFRAGGFVAGARAAVVVGVGNVAVDVTRILARGAAELSPTDMPQAALDALSASQVREIQMVGRRGPSQARFTTKELRELGGLPDTEVVVDPAELALDPAYLDPSALPAAQRRNVEVLRGWTERPRAGGSRRIRLRFFLRPVALLPDDGGRVGAIRFERTVPDGLGGVKGTGRYEDIGAQLVLRSVGYRGVPLEGLPFDADRGTVPHLAGRVLRAGSVAPGEYVAGWIKRGPTGVIGTNRPCAKETVTSLLEDAPALVQRAVPSDPLAALRSEGLRPVDWSGWQSIERAEAALGASLGRGVVKLPDWQALMDAAQPL; from the coding sequence GTGCTGCAGGTCGCCGTCGTCGGTTCGGGGCCGAGCGGGGTGTACGCCGCGCAGGGTCTCGTCCAGCAGGAGCGGGTGCCCGGGATCCGGGTGGACGTGCTGGACCGGCTGCCGTGCCCGTACGGCCTGGTGCGCTACGGGGTGGCACCCGACCACGAGAAGATCAAGTCGTTGCAGGGCACGCTGCGTACGGTCCTGGAGCACGAGCGGGTGCGGTTCCTCGGCGGAGTCCGGATCGGCCCGGAAGGCCTGCCCGCCGCCCGGCTCCGGGACCTCTACCACGCGGTCGTGTACTGCGTGGGCGCCGCCACCGACCGGCGTCTGGGAGTGCCGGGCGAGGAGCTGCCGGGCAGCTGGTCGGCGACCGACTTCGTGTCCTGGTACAGCGCGCACCCGGATGTCGTGTCGGACAGGTTCCGGGCCGGCGGTTTCGTGGCCGGGGCGCGGGCGGCCGTCGTCGTCGGCGTGGGGAACGTGGCGGTGGACGTGACCCGGATCCTGGCCCGCGGCGCCGCGGAACTGAGCCCGACCGACATGCCCCAGGCGGCGCTCGACGCGCTGTCCGCCAGCCAGGTGCGGGAGATCCAGATGGTGGGGCGCCGCGGCCCCTCCCAGGCCCGTTTCACCACCAAGGAGCTGCGGGAGCTGGGCGGCCTGCCGGACACCGAGGTCGTCGTGGATCCGGCGGAGCTGGCGCTCGATCCGGCGTACCTGGACCCGTCCGCCCTGCCCGCCGCGCAGCGACGCAACGTCGAGGTGCTGCGCGGGTGGACCGAGCGCCCGCGGGCGGGCGGCTCCCGGCGGATCCGGCTCCGCTTCTTCCTGCGGCCGGTCGCACTGCTCCCGGACGACGGCGGGCGCGTGGGCGCGATCCGCTTCGAACGGACCGTCCCGGACGGCCTCGGCGGCGTGAAGGGCACCGGGCGGTACGAGGACATCGGGGCCCAGCTGGTCCTGCGCTCGGTCGGCTACCGCGGGGTTCCGCTGGAGGGCCTGCCGTTCGACGCGGACCGCGGCACCGTCCCGCATCTCGCGGGCCGCGTCCTGCGGGCGGGCTCGGTCGCACCCGGCGAGTACGTGGCCGGCTGGATCAAGCGCGGCCCGACGGGCGTCATCGGCACCAACCGCCCCTGCGCGAAGGAGACGGTGACCTCGCTCCTGGAGGACGCCCCGGCCCTCGTACAGCGCGCGGTCCCGTCCGACCCGCTCGCCGCGCTGCGGTCCGAGGGCCTGCGCCCGGTCGACTGGTCGGGCTGGCAGTCGATAGAGCGCGCGGAAGCGGCCCTGGGCGCCTCCCTGGGCAGGGGCGTGGTCAAACTCCCCGACTGGCAGGCACTGATGGATGCGGCCCAGCCCCTTTAG
- a CDS encoding SDR family oxidoreductase, with product MKIVVIGGTGLIGSKLVDRLRTDGHDVLPASPNTGVDSITGEGLDEALKGAQVVVDVSNSPSFEDSAVLEFFRTSTGNLGAAEAAAGVGHHVALSVVGSDALPDSGYLRAKVAQEELIKGSGIPYSIVRATQFFEFVKGIAAGSTEGDTVRLPSSLLQPLASDDVVAEVARVAVAAPLNGTTEVAGPEELHLDEFVRTGLAAEKDPREVVTDESVGYFGANPRGRELLPGPGARLAGTRFADWLDSRR from the coding sequence ATGAAGATCGTAGTGATCGGCGGTACCGGGCTCATCGGGTCGAAGCTCGTGGACAGGCTCCGGACGGACGGCCACGACGTCCTCCCCGCCTCCCCGAACACCGGCGTCGACAGCATCACCGGCGAGGGCCTCGACGAGGCGCTGAAGGGCGCGCAGGTCGTCGTCGACGTGTCCAACTCGCCCTCCTTCGAGGACAGCGCGGTGCTGGAGTTCTTCCGCACGTCCACGGGCAACCTCGGCGCGGCCGAGGCCGCGGCGGGCGTGGGACACCATGTCGCCCTGTCGGTCGTGGGCAGCGACGCGCTGCCCGACTCGGGCTACCTGCGTGCCAAGGTCGCCCAGGAGGAACTGATCAAGGGGTCCGGAATCCCGTACTCCATCGTGCGCGCCACACAGTTCTTCGAGTTCGTGAAGGGCATCGCGGCCGGATCCACCGAGGGCGACACGGTCCGGCTGCCCTCCTCGCTCCTGCAGCCCCTCGCGTCCGACGACGTGGTCGCGGAGGTCGCCCGCGTCGCCGTGGCGGCTCCGCTGAACGGCACCACCGAGGTGGCGGGCCCCGAGGAGCTGCACCTCGACGAGTTCGTCCGGACGGGCCTGGCGGCCGAGAAGGACCCGCGCGAGGTCGTCACCGACGAGTCCGTGGGCTACTTCGGGGCGAACCCCCGGGGGCGCGAGCTGCTGCCCGGCCCCGGAGCACGTCTTGCCGGGACCCGCTTCGCGGACTGGCTCGACAGCCGGCGGTAG
- a CDS encoding ArsR/SmtB family transcription factor — translation MTTAAPTGSSRDLPHPQRADIRLEAVLHALSDPLRLQVVRDLAADGGELSCSHFDLPVTKSTTTHHFRVLREAGVIRQIYRGTAKMNGLRRDDLDGLFPGLLDSVLAAAARQAVRLGGR, via the coding sequence GTGACGACCGCCGCCCCGACCGGCAGCAGCCGCGATCTGCCGCACCCGCAGCGCGCGGACATCCGGCTGGAGGCCGTGCTGCACGCGCTCTCCGACCCGCTGCGGCTGCAGGTCGTGCGGGACCTCGCCGCCGACGGCGGCGAGCTCTCCTGTTCGCACTTCGACCTGCCCGTCACCAAGTCCACGACCACGCACCACTTCCGGGTGCTGCGCGAGGCCGGCGTGATCCGGCAGATCTACCGGGGCACCGCCAAGATGAACGGGCTGCGCCGGGACGACCTAGACGGTCTCTTCCCGGGACTTCTCGACAGCGTCCTCGCCGCGGCCGCCCGTCAGGCCGTCCGGCTCGGGGGCCGTTGA
- a CDS encoding ABC transporter permease, whose protein sequence is MSSLSLAVRDSSTMLRRNLLHARRYPSLTLNLLLTPIMLLLLFVYVFGDAMSAGIGGGGADRSEYIAYIVPGILLMTIGSNVVGTAVSVATDMNEGIVARFRTMAIHRGSVLFGHVVGSVLQAIISVALVGAVGVAMGFRSIDATVLEWIAAFGLLVLVALAFTWMGVGLGMGSPNAEAASNNAMPLILLPLISSAFVPIEAMPGWFQPIAEYQPFTPAIETLRGLLLGTEIGHNGWIVVVWCLGLTVLGYRWSRAQFNRDPK, encoded by the coding sequence ATGAGTTCCCTCTCCCTCGCCGTGCGCGACTCGTCCACGATGCTGCGCCGCAACCTCCTGCACGCCCGCCGCTACCCGTCGCTCACCCTGAACCTGCTGCTCACCCCGATCATGCTGCTCCTGCTCTTCGTCTACGTCTTCGGCGACGCGATGAGCGCGGGCATCGGCGGCGGCGGGGCCGACCGCTCCGAGTACATCGCCTACATCGTCCCCGGCATCCTGCTCATGACCATCGGCTCGAACGTCGTCGGCACCGCCGTGTCCGTCGCCACCGATATGAACGAGGGCATCGTCGCCCGCTTCCGCACCATGGCCATCCACCGCGGCTCCGTGCTCTTCGGCCATGTCGTCGGCAGTGTGCTTCAGGCGATCATCAGTGTCGCCCTGGTCGGCGCCGTCGGCGTCGCCATGGGCTTCCGCTCCATCGACGCCACCGTCCTTGAGTGGATCGCGGCATTCGGACTGCTCGTGCTGGTCGCCCTGGCCTTCACCTGGATGGGTGTCGGCCTGGGCATGGGCAGCCCCAACGCCGAGGCCGCCAGCAACAACGCCATGCCGCTGATCCTCCTGCCGCTGATCTCCAGCGCCTTCGTCCCCATCGAGGCGATGCCCGGCTGGTTCCAGCCCATCGCGGAGTACCAGCCCTTCACCCCGGCCATCGAGACCCTGCGCGGGCTGCTGCTCGGCACCGAGATCGGCCACAACGGATGGATCGTCGTCGTCTGGTGCCTCGGTCTCACCGTGCTCGGCTACCGCTGGTCGAGGGCGCAGTTCAACCGCGACCCCAAGTAG
- a CDS encoding DUF4097 family beta strand repeat-containing protein, with amino-acid sequence MRITAGTRAETVVEVKPTDQNSERDRKAVERTHVDCSGTELVIEGPRKRSFLDGSGSVDISVELPAGSRLSGKSDMGALHCVGELAGCEFTTDFGEIQLDRTGEVRLQSGSGDIEVGSVSGGADIRAGSGDIRLGSVDGELTLKNSNGAMHVKEVTGPVKATAGNGDFIVGLAHTTVTVRSNNGHIRVNEALGGRLELKTSAGEIEVGVREGATAWLDLQTKSKVGTVHNSLGPAESFVREDADLEVHAVTSSGDIVVRGADQA; translated from the coding sequence GTGCGCATCACGGCCGGTACGAGGGCGGAGACCGTGGTCGAGGTGAAACCCACCGACCAGAACAGCGAGCGGGACCGGAAGGCCGTCGAGCGGACCCATGTCGACTGCTCCGGAACCGAGTTGGTGATCGAAGGCCCCCGCAAGCGCAGCTTCCTCGACGGCAGCGGCTCGGTCGACATCTCCGTCGAACTGCCCGCCGGGTCACGGCTGTCCGGGAAGAGCGACATGGGCGCCCTCCACTGCGTGGGCGAGCTGGCCGGCTGCGAGTTCACCACCGACTTCGGCGAGATCCAGCTGGACCGCACCGGCGAGGTCCGGTTACAGAGCGGCTCCGGCGACATCGAGGTCGGTTCCGTCTCCGGTGGCGCCGACATCCGGGCCGGCTCCGGCGACATCCGGCTGGGCAGCGTCGACGGGGAGTTGACCCTCAAGAACTCCAACGGCGCGATGCACGTCAAGGAGGTCACCGGACCGGTGAAGGCGACCGCCGGCAACGGCGACTTCATCGTCGGCCTCGCCCACACCACCGTCACCGTCCGGTCCAACAACGGCCACATCCGTGTCAACGAAGCGCTCGGGGGCCGGCTGGAGTTGAAGACCTCGGCCGGTGAGATCGAGGTGGGCGTCCGCGAGGGCGCCACCGCCTGGCTCGACCTCCAGACCAAGTCCAAGGTCGGCACGGTGCACAACTCGCTCGGCCCGGCCGAGTCGTTCGTCCGCGAGGACGCCGACCTTGAGGTCCACGCGGTCACCAGCAGCGGCGACATCGTGGTGCGCGGGGCGGACCAGGCATGA